The Capsicum annuum cultivar UCD-10X-F1 chromosome 1, UCD10Xv1.1, whole genome shotgun sequence sequence TGATTTTGTACACCCCTCCTATTAGACTAATAGGTCTGAAGTCTTTAATATCAACTGCTTTAGGCTTCTTTGGAATCAATGCTATGAGAGTGGCATTGAAAGACTTTTCGAAGAAACCCCTTCGGTGGAAATTATTTAAAGTCTGCATCAAATCATCCTTCAAGATTTCCCAGCATGCCTTGAAGAAGCTCATAGTAAATCTCTCAGGACCAGGAGCTTTGTTTCCATCACACTGTTTCAAGATCTGCAAAACTTCTGATTCTGTGAGTGGTCTTTGAAGCCATTCATTTTCTTCACTAGAGTTTGTAAGGCAACTTGTAAATTCAAATGTAGGCATTCTGTGTATAACTTAGAATAAAATTCTGTGATAGTCTCTTTGATTTCCTTTGGCTCCTGGATTTCCTCCCCCCTTACCACTAATCTATCAATTGTGTTGTACCTTCTATGAGCTATTGTTGATCTCTGAAAGAACTTGGTATTCTTGTCCCCTTGCTTGAGCCAAAGAGCTCTAGACTTTTGTCTCCACCTTTCTTCTTCATGCTTAGCCAAAACTTCTGGTTCTACCAAAATTGTTGCCCATATCATCTGTTTATCTTGTGATAGCTCTCTATCTTCCTGAGTTTTGTCCAAAACAGACAACTCTTCAAGGAGACTATTTTTTCTATTAGCCATTTTAGAAAAGGTATTTCTGCTCCATTCTTTCAACTTAAGTTTAAGCATCTTTAGTTTGGTGCATAATTTGTAATCAGGGCACCCTTCAACTAGAAAACCATTCCACCAGTCATGTACTAGTTGATTAAATCCTTACACTTTGAGCCACcatttttcaaatttgaagtaAGATTGCCTTTGTTCCCAGTCTCCACACTCTAAAATAATTGGATTATGGTCAGAAGTTGCCCTAGGCAGGATTCTTTGTCTAATGTTCTTGAAGTTTTCCTCCCATTCCATAGAGTATAGTAATCTATCTAGCCTTGCGTTGCTCTGGTGGGTTGATCCTCTCGACCAAGTGTATTTACCCAATTAGAATAGGATCATGCAAACCCAAATCTTCAATCCATCTAGAAAAATCAGTCATGATGTTAGGTGTTCTAGTACATCCCCTTCTTTCCACCATGTGCCTGACAGTATTGAAATCTCTTCATGTGACCCAAGGTCCTTCACTCAAGCTTTTCATTGTAGCTATTTCCTCCCAACATTCGACTTTCTCAACCCTAGTATGAGGGAGCATACACACCAGTAAAGTTCCAGCAGAATGAATCCTGTGCGGATTCAAAATTTAAGTGAGAAATTTCCATCCTCCACCCTGGTGCCCACCCACACCCTGCTATCCCACATAATTAAAATACCACCTCTGCTACCCTCTGCTTTCATGAAACCGCATCTCATCCATCTACATGGCCATAACTGGATTGTCACGTCTTCCACTTCTTTGCTCACCTTAGTTCCCTGTAAGCAACAAATCACATCTGCCTTCCATTTTCGTAAACAAGTTTTAACCAGGGTCTTAAATGACCAGCTGTTTAAACCCCTTACATTCCATGGCAGAATCTTTACCTTCATTTAAAAGTCAAACTTAAGTTCCTCCCCTGTTCCTTGCCCCTTCCACCTCCTTGTTGAGACTAGACTGTaggttttttaatttgtttttaccTATGCCTCTGCTTTTTGGAGTTGTGCTGCTTTTTCCTCGTTTTCTGTTCTCAATTGCCATTTTTCTCTCATCAATTCTCATGAGAAGGGACTCTCAAAACCTTCAAAAGCGACTCCAGAAGTATTGCTTAGTTCCAGTATATGTAAATTCACCCAACTTGGTGCATCTGTCTCCACTGCTCCGTGCTCTATTGGGCTCTGCATGTTCACTGGATGTGGTTGGTGTATCTGCTGAATCTGCAAACCAGCCTCTCTTGTTTCAAGATTACAAGGTTCATCTAGCTTTCCATTAGACTTTGACTGCCCAATTGTTTCGTCCCCCTCATGGCTATGTCCTTTTGAACTTGCCTGCATGCATGGTAGCACAATTGCTGATGGGCTTTCTTCTTTCCTCTCTCTTTTCTCCATAGCAGAGGAGAGCTCCCAGCTCTTGAATGCTgaactatttatagaaaaagttCTATAGAAGGCAATTTCTTTTTCAACTAtcaatatttagaaaatatttgataaCTTTTGACTTCCCCATTCATATTAAATGGGACAAAAGAGTACGGACCCATAAATAGAGGACATTTATGGTTGTCCCATAAAGAAGAAAAGACTAATCAGAAGGAACGAACTCTGGTACTGAAAAATGAGAAAATGCTTAGATGTGAATTATGCACCAGCAATATGTTGAGGTGTACAATATAAAGTTTAACAGCTTGTGgttaaatttgaatatttgtcCCCAATGCTGGAAACAATGGATTTCGCAAAAGATGCGAATACCATGCTAGAGGCTCTAGAATTTCGACATGTCTAGGTGAGACATGTTTACAAGTAGAGAACAATTGTTTATTCTGGTACCATATAACAGTGGGATATGCAAGTGGATATTTCATGTTCAGGTCCTTCGGGATTGTTCTGGTGCTGAACAAGCTGGAGCACCACCTCAATTGTGAAAAGATCGTCAATGTGTATTCTCAAAAGTTAAGACTGTCAATATGTgtttctcaaaaagaaaatttcagaCAAAGATTTATGGAGTCACATCATCAACATTGAGTGTACTAGGTTCTCAAGTCTACAGGACAAAAGGGGTCTGATTGAAGTTCAGCTGAAGCAAAGATGTTCAATCTAGGATGTACAGACTCCAATTGTACTTTCAGCTGATCACTAAGATCTAACGACAACTGTAATCtcacataaatatttttcttcaggAGTGTTGATGTTATATCTcctttgtttttgttcttgaaaggaaATGAGTTCTCTTTGCCACCTAACATAAAGAATGTTCGTCATAGGTAGGCTCATTATAATAAGGCATAGTGATAACGACCGAAATACGAAGGTGGAATCAAAGTGCGGAAATCAAAAGACGATAAAGCAAAGATAGATAATAAGACGCAAAAAAGGAAATCAATGAAACTAAAGagtatatcaaaccctaaaaccCCAATTGATGGATCCTTCAAGAAGCACCCTATTTACGAAGACCTCAAGGATACCGATCTCCTTGCAACCCGCGTTTCAAATGAAGTTACAACACAAGCTTTTCCAAGCTCTCAATTCTCTCACAAGAGGAATCTCTATTCATCAATAATCATAAACTAACTAATGAAAGGGAAAAGCTAGCTATTTATAGTGTTGGACTATTTATTACacatgggcccaaaagtgacccataaAGAAGATAGGCCCATTAAGGGACTTTGGATCCATTGGGCCTCCTACATTCCATGCCATCATCCATATGTGGGTGCTCTCTCTTTGATGCTCAATAAGGTCCATCCATGCCATCATCCATAGCTTGAGCACTCCTCTACGTGTTTGCAAAGGTCTCCAGGAACTCCAATCCTCTAATCAAGGAGTGTATAGTTCGAAGATGTGTGTTTGAGGTCCTTTGAAGTATCATCCAAATGCTTCCTCACACCCTCATTGTGAGCTTAAAAGAGTTGTTAGTGTTGGTGGAAAACGTGCTTGTATCACAGTGTGCTTAAAGAAACACcgataaagaaataataatttcttaAGCTAGAGAGAAATTGGAATGCCATCCTAGGAGTCTAGAACAGATATaataatagaaattagaaacacTACACTAAGAGATTAAATTATCCTTTTGTTTTACTAGCTAGGGTGCATTCTTGCCTCCACATAGAACCCAACTGGAGaaaaaatagtaagaaaatatGATAATCTTTCATGATAATGGATtaagatttttttagaaaaagttatTGTGAAAATATTATTGGATTTGTTATTTCTTTCCATCGGGTTCTACTCAGAGTCAAGAATGCACCCTAGTTTGTAAAAGAAAGGATAATTTAATCCCTACGTGTAGCGTTTCTAATTGCTATTCTTATATCCTTTTTAGAACTGTGAAACACGATTTGCATTTCTCTATGGGATAGTTAAATTACAACAGCTCAGGGAGTGTCATTCTCCCTATGAACATTACTCACCGATAAGCTCCATTTTATTCTTGGGTGAACTACAACTACTTAGGGAGTGTCTTTCTCTCTATTAACATTGCTCACCCTTAAGTTCCATTTTGTTCTTGGGTGAATTACAATAACTCAGGGGGTGTCTCTCTCTATTAACATATACATTGCTCACCCTGAAGTTCCATTTTATTCTTAAAGCAACTCTATGTGTTTGTGTCCTAAATTTCTGCTAGTTTTCTTTATTTATGTCCGAAATCTCTATGCAGAGTGGTAGGTTTGGCAAATTAAATAAGAGGGTGACTTTCCCTGAAACATTGGATCTTCGTCGGTACATGAGCGAAACAGGAGATGGCAATGATATTTACAAGCTATATGCAGTTATTGTTCATGTGGATATGTTGAATGCGTCATTTTTCGGTCATTACATATGCTATATCAAGGATTTCCGTGGAAGTTGGTACAGGATTGATGACTGCAAGGTAGAGACATCTCTTTTGCTCTACACCTCTTGTTTATTGTTGTATGCTGCCCCAATGCACGAAATGCATTGGTTGGTTGCTGATTTTGGCATGTTGGACTTTTATTTCGATTCTTTTGTGCTGATAATCTACTTTAGTCTTTTTGAAGCTTGAAAATTTACATAAGCTGACTATATCCCGGTGAAAAGCTATATTGGCCTAACATTTTCCTCAATAGATCTGTTTGGCAAAAAGAATATTTCTATTTCTGCTTGAAGAAGCCTTTTGTCTATAAGCTAGTTCTGTTCTGTCATATctcaattatatattatttgttggCTCCTTCATTTGCCTTGATGTACTAGTGTCAAATGGGTGACATGCTTAGGTTTTGTGCATGCACTGAAAGTTATTAGAAACTGCCCACTCATATCATATACATGCCCATCCCCAAGATAATGTATTCCTTAGGTTAGAACAGTGTTATCAAAAGCGAAAAGCACAAAAAAACTCcaaggtatgtatatatatatatatgtttagtccaagattaattattataagcataAATGACAAACCtatgaataaataaattgaaaaaatactACGAAAAAGttaaatatcaattgtttagtgttgAAGAGGGTCATTGGCAAGGAGCCTTAGAAAATTGATGACGACACTGAAGCGCACATTAAGCGAGGTGAAGCGCTCAACACGTTTTTTGAACGGCGCTTTAGGGCTTAAGCGCACTTTAAGCACGCGTTTGATAATACTGGGTTAGAATCTACTGCATGACTTCAGGATGTATACAAACTTGCCTGGATATAAAAGTATACGCAAACAAAGAGTATAAGAAACAGATAATATTGGTGCCTTCCCTTGTTGTGCCACCTTTCAGAAATTGTTCCCGTCATCATGTAGGACGTGTCACTATTTTCTCTGTTTAGCTATTTATTCTCAGCGTATGTTTGAGTTGCAACAGTGTCAAACTGAGAATAATGGTGCTTTGGGAGTTAGAGCACGCACTCCTTAGTAAAAATCATCGCTTAATATTCTACCTCAAGCAGCATTTTCTCAGTACAATGTGATATTCCTGCATATAGAcacttaattattattttttccttttcattctttttcattcatttctttaAAATATTCACGTGGCAAATTTGTTAGGCGGTTACTGTTGATTTGGATGAAGTGCTTTCACAGGGAGCATATATGCTCTTATATAGCAGGTAATTTTCTTTAGATCATGATCTGTTGATCCATCATCTGCACGCATAACACTTCTATTTAACATGTTGCATTGCCTTTGGAAGCAAACAATCTTGATTTGCATTTGCTTTTGACAGAATCTACCCTCGGCGAATGTCCTTATTTCCTCTTGAACCTTTAGAGAAAGAGGACCTGGATACAGTTAAAGGGGAAGACAAGCCAGGATCCACAGACCAACGTGTTGAATGTCTCAGTGCAGCAGCGTCTCCGGCAACAGTTGTTGATTCTGTTTCACCGCCAACTGTTAATGGTTTGGAAGCTAAGATAATTGGGACCAAAGAGGATCTATTCTCCTTGACCAACCCTGAGGACAGAATGGAGGATCAGGAGGTAGATTTTGGGGCAAGTTCTCATGTCCAGCAGGAGTTGCAGGATGTTAAACCATACAGTGCAGCTATAGAAACTTCTTGCCCTAGAGTGGTATCCAATAGTTCCTTTGGTGCTAGTTCTTCCGCTGAAGTTGAGATTCAGAAATGTGAAACAGAATTCCCCATTTCTGACAGTAAAGATGATACTGAACCATGTCAAAGAACCACCAATGACTGTCTGCTGAATTCGTCTTTTAATGAGGATTCTGTAGccaaaaatggtgaaattctGGATGGTGCTTCATCATCTGCATCAAAATTTGGTGACATCTCACACAAAGACGAGGAAATGCCAGACATAGCTAACCAGAACGAAAAAATTTCGTCTCATGGCATCCACAATGTGGTTCTGAAATCAGATGCAGGGAGTTCCTCTGGAGCAAAGTTGAGGCCACTGTTTGCCCCTGGCTTCCTTCGGAATCGTCCATTGAATCGATGTGCCAAGAAAAATGTCTCATGGGAAGTTTGCCATTATAGCAGCCTTAATGGTCTGACAAATGCCTGTATCAAGCCTGGATTTTCTGATGAAAACCACATCGCTATGGATGACCAAGATAGTGATGTGGAAATAAAAAACTCTGAGTCTGGTAATGCGTCAATTGGACAAGCTGCAATATCTCTTAATGAGACTAACCATTTGTAAATCTGGATAATCAAGTCGCCTTGAGGATGGACATTCTGCTGTCCATGTTGAATGTGTTTGGAGCAGCAGTAGGTAGTGCCTGGGTTAGATAATGAATCTCATGGATGAGCTGAACTAGATCCTCTTAAATGTCAAGGAGAAGTTTTGGATAGCTCTTAAAAGAACTCGGAGAAGATTGCTTATGTCTAAATTATATATTACTATGATCGTTTTCCCATTTAACCCCTATTTAAGTTTTCAAGAGATCTTATTCTTCACCAAGGAACCATTGCACCGTTTTCTCTCTCAATATTGTTGCAGAGCTTCTTCAAATGTTGACAATAAACTGGAAAAAAATCATGGTCCAGGAATCACATGTTCATCCATTCAGGGACTGATAAGAGGTACAAGTTCTAGTCTATGGATGTTTTGGCGATCCAACTTCAGTAGAGATAGAGAACTATCTAGTAATATACTTTTAGTTGATATTATTGGTACTCCCCTGGTCACAATAGAACAAGCTGGGAATTTTTTCCAGGgtttcaatatttgaagaaatCTTGGACAAATTGCTGCCTTTTGGTTGGGCCCATCTAGTGAGAAGGAATTATCCACAATACAGTTGTGGGATGGATAGTAGTGCCATAATTTTGAGAAAGTTCCATTATTGGATGCTATTGGTGctaaccatctgttgtaaatgCTAATTCTTTTGTTCTTATTGGTGTTCAACACTGGGTGCTGTTGTTTAGAAAGTTATTTTTTGTTTACTTCTCTTTTTGCTGTAAAGTTTAGAAGGTTGCGTGGATGGTATATGGTTAAGAGGGTGGAAGCGGAATAGAAAGCTAATTTAGAAGTTGTTTGTCAGATTTGCCATCTTTCACATATTAGAAGCTTTGTCAGGTCTGCCATCTTTCACATAATCGATTTGTTCTCTAAGAATGAGAAGAACATTGTTTTATTGAATCATTTATTCTAGTCCATTTGGTGATTGAATGTGTATTTTCGAATCTCAGTGCAAGTTTTACGTGATAATTGCGTTTTCCTTTCTCTTTCCTGTGCCGGGCTGCATGGGGTGCAAGGAGATTGATGGAGCGACTTTTTATTATTATGGGCTGGGCTAGGAGCAGTTGTAGGTGCTTGTGTGAGGGGCAAGGGGAGGCAGCATATGCgtctctttttttgttctttctaaAGATGGAACAAATAAGTCACTTTTATGTACTTAGAGCTTCTTTATCAAGATTAAACCTTATATGCATAATTATTGGAATTTTAAACTGGTGCTGCACAATGGTCCTACAAGAAATCTTTGATCTACTCTTATCTTCTGTTTACTCAGTTCACCACAGCACAGTCTTTGCGAATTTCACCAAGATTTCCAGTTTTGACCCCAAACCTTCCAAGCTTTGTCATGGCAGCAATGAAGACCCTTTCAAAAGCTGTCTTGTTTGATGCAAACATATTCACTATACTCCTTGATCCTCTTTTAGTATACAGTGTCTGGTCTGAAGTGAACAGCCCTTTCCCCCtctgaaggttcttgaaataCGTGTTATCGAACACTTGAGGGGTGTCTGGATCCAAGGGGATGACTACTCTTGAAGGGGCATTTTGTGGGCACATTCCTTGGAGTTCCTTAGCATAGACTGCATCAATTGTTGGATCAACCTTGTGCGTGCTGTTAAAGCTGTATATCCTGCTTGAGAACTGGTTGCAATGTGAAAATCCTAGTGTATGTGCTCCTGCGTTTTAAGAACAAATTGAAGTATTCAATTCTCTTTAAACATTTGAcaatttgtaaagaagaaaatagtGTAAATACATGAAGAAATAGGGAGAGTTGGCAAATACCAGAGAGGGCAATCATATGTCTGACAGAGAGACCACGAAATGCAAACATAGGAAGGAGCTTCTTCAAGTGAAAGTCAGAGTGAGGCAAATTGTTGGGTACACTGTTTTGTGAAGAAATTCTGCCATCCCTCCTTCCCAATTCAACAGCATAATGTGGTCCTCCTGCCTACACATCCAATACTCAACTGTTAGCTAGATTATTCGCTTCCAGTATAGTCACATCTAAGAAAAAGAAGGCATGTCACTATACAGGAGTTTAAAGAGTATATTTGTTTACCAATGCAATTACATCTCTTGTGGCCATGGCCAAGATGTCAGCACAGGAAACTTTGTTCTTGCAAGCTGGGATATTGTCAACTGCAGCTTTGGCTTTAATAACCGTGTCATATCCATCCCCGGCAAGTGATATATTGTCTGGATGGTCCTTTTCTGCTGTGTTATTTCCTGATGATCTCAGTATGATGGAAGCATCACAACCCTGACATCAATTGTCATATTAGTTCACAATATATTGAGTGCATTTTCTATTCCTTAATGAACTACAGAGTGATCTTTATGAGTAGTTTCTACCAAGTCTAGAAGTTCATATTACCACATACATATAAAATGGAGTACTATAGAATTTAACTTACATACAAAACGTAATTATCAAGTCTGGATGTTCATATTACCGCATATAGAATGGAGTAGTATAGAGTTTAACTTATATACAAAATGTAATTACTTTTTCGCATCATACGTgcctcatatatatacaaaacgGATCAAAGATgcaatgaaaagaaaatataccTGAATAAAGCAATCATGGAAGAAGAGTCTAAGAGTTGCTGCTGCTGTAACAATGGTCTGTCTGTACTTCTGTTCAACTGCTGATCGGACAATGGATTCCACGTTCGGACACGAATTTCGATAAAAATCGCGATGGAGCTGAGCGTTAATACAACTTATATTGGACATGATAGAAAGTAGGAGGAGGACTAAGTGGAGAAACTGGCTACTACTGATCAACCTATCCATTGTTTCTTGTGTAATTTAATTTCTTTGGAAAGGTCCGGTGGGACTTTTATAGTACTACTGCTAGTTATTTCACTTGTTATTAACTATTTCGTAGTGTACGGTTTCTATAATCAGTTACTGAGCGACAATCCGTCCGCGAGCGTTGGCTGCAGTGGCGGACTCAGAATTTAAGCATAGTGggtacttaaaaaatttaaaaactgacaaaaaaataaaaattcacctcaaTGAGATTCGAACCTGGGGCATCCGTTCTAGTGGAGAACCTTAAAGTCAACTTAAAAGTCaatgcacccaaccaacttttattttagtgggtgtttttatatattatatacctatttttgtatatttttatgtaACTTTACCTATTCCGCATCGACTTTAGTGGGTGTCGGAACACCCTATAAATATATGTAGGTCCGCCCCTGATTGGCcggtcaagaactcccacattcaaaaattgaaagtggcagaaatgcggatgttgcgttggatgtgtgggcttactaggggtgataaggttaggaatgagactatccgaaAGAGggtggagtggcttcggtggaggacaagatgcaggaagttaggttgagatggtttggacatgtgaagaggacgggcacggatgctccagttcgtagttgtgagaggctagctttagatggtttcaggcggggtaggggtaggccgaaaaaatactggagagaggtgattagacgggacatggagcagttacagcttactgagaacatgaccctagatagaaagattTGAAGGACACGAATTAGGTTAGAAGGCTAGTGCATGTGGGTGAGTCGTAAccagtagttaggagagctttggggTAGCCGGGTTGATAGTCTTAGGGCTATGTTCATAGGTTGGAGTTGTTAGTAGGAGGGTATGGGGGCAGGGAGTGCCTTTGGTTCAttagtgtagggtattacttTGCAGCTGTCTTATTTCTGCTATTCCATcttatttcatgctttattatgaatttgtttactattctttgtctggagccgggagtctatcgaaaacaacctttctacttctccgaaGATAGTgttatggactgcatacattttatccTGCCCAGACGTCATTATGTGAGAATACACTCAGTTTGTTGTTGTCGTTGAACCTTTAACTACAACACatttcatgtattttatttaattacctaTCTTCCGTGTTAGGTACCTATCTCACGTGAAATGACCATATATgattaactgaaaaatatttaaagttaTTTCATTCCActactcaaattgtattttgagATAAGAGGGAGCTTTTCTAAAagtaaaatttctaaattttgtatttatttttgttgaagtATGTGATCATTttatttaaaagtttaaattattacagaaaatatatttttatttgattaatttattctACAGAATGACATGGcaagtatttaaaatatttctccaaagaagaaaatatgaattGCGATAGTAATAAAgacagaaaaataaccacaagaaTTGGTGTGGTGGTTTAGCACCTTACCCCTTAAACAAGACATTGGGGGTTCGATTCCCACCTTTGGtgaatggagaaaactctgtgCCCAGTTTTCTACCGCTTAATGCGCTGATAGTGAAATAGAGGATTAATCTTACGACTGCCGACTGTGGGAtacttgggaaaccaaaaaaaataaagacaggaaaataaaaaagaagaagagaaaaacaaACTAGAAGATGGCAAAAACAAATATAGAAACCTTTGGTAGTGACTAGGAATCTTGGGTGGATGAGAAGGGTTTGAGCAAGAAGCCACCAAAGAAGTCACATGCACAACTACAATAAAGACGTCCAATGACAGCTTATTTCCTCCCATCTTTGTCAACATTTTTTTTGCAAATGATTTTGACAGCATCTTTTTTAAATTCTAGGAAAATTTGGATGAGATCGACAAGTACAAATAATTGATTATAAGAAATTCACATCGGGAAACGACATAAGAAAAGGGATAACAATTTTCCTAACTACCACACTATGAGGCATGAGCATTATTTTTTGTccattgatttaattttttctccTAAGAATTAACTTAAATAGTTATTCATTCATTGATTAAGTTAAAAATAGCTGATGGatgtaaatatatgtataaatcatatataaattatctatgattatgtataactaatatataAACTGTGCATATTAGCTATAGAAGAGTAAAATAAATCAATCTGGCTATTTgggtaaatatttttcttttggctTCTCACTTGGTGTTCAACTAATAACGTCATGCATTACAGAGTTTTCAGTTTGTCAATTCTTACAACTAAAAATGGCCACCACCACAAATAGAATTAGGAAAGAGCTTTCACTATGTCAATTTCTAAATCTTGATCCGTTAAGTTTTCCTACCAAATCAAATTAAGTCACATGCTCCATTCCTATTGGTGCCCTTCTATAtacatatgttttaaatttagtcTTGCAATCATATTACTTCTCTTAAAATTGAACCCAAATTAACAATTTTGATTTCTCATAAGACATTGATGGAGTTCTAAACGATATTTGATTGTTTTCGAGCCCCAAATTTTGTtttggaaaaattacagaaaccagcatccttaagactataattacaataaatagcaacactttttcaaaattacaacttatagcaaaagtaacaatattttacccactacatagtaatagaagaatatgtatttttcagttgtgcatatgtatttatgagtattacatatatatttgtatatgtatttatatagcaacattttacttaaatacgaatacaatttgctatttttcataatcatAAAACTGTTGCTATATAAGTTATAGTTAAAactacagagttgctatttctgaaatttttccttttatttttgattaatgaAGCATCCCTAACAAATGCTTTCACAATTATTCATCTTTCATAGATTCAAGAATTTAATGTATATTTTTGTGTACATGGACAATTTTCTtaaccttttaatttttttttataagaaagCTCGAAATATAAG is a genomic window containing:
- the LOC107856091 gene encoding ubiquitin carboxyl-terminal hydrolase 18, whose translation is MHVAVDLNSYLQFVLTAIAVVVALLYLVKTTASKYFVVDDDSNFESSSASFGDRTMEPAMPEGCGVCGSITKKQCSRCKMVKYCSEACQRSHWNSGHKFKCKDFQLSGKGSSLQGRKSSAVSLSHAGGTSSIHSKKVLFPYEEFVEFFNWDSQGFPPCGLLNCGNSCFANVVLQCLTYTKPLVAYLLEKGHLRECRRNGWCFLCEFQHHVERASRSQQPFSPINILSRLPNIGGNLGYGKQEDAHEFMRFAIDMMQSVCLDEFGGEKAVPPNTQETTLIQHIFGGHLQSQVICTECSNISNQFENMMDLTVEIHGDAESLEECLDQFTAREWLDGDNLYKCDGCNDYVKAWKRLMIKRAPNILTIALKRFQSGRFGKLNKRVTFPETLDLRRYMSETGDGNDIYKLYAVIVHVDMLNASFFGHYICYIKDFRGSWYRIDDCKAVTVDLDEVLSQGAYMLLYSRIYPRRMSLFPLEPLEKEDLDTVKGEDKPGSTDQRVECLSAAASPATVVDSVSPPTVNGLEAKIIGTKEDLFSLTNPEDRMEDQEVDFGASSHVQQELQDVKPYSAAIETSCPRVVSNSSFGASSSAEVEIQKCETEFPISDSKDDTEPCQRTTNDCLLNSSFNEDSVAKNGEILDGASSSASKFGDISHKDEEMPDIANQNEKISSHGIHNVVLKSDAGSSSGAKLRPLFAPGFLRNRPLNRCAKKNVSWEVCHYSSLNGLTNACIKPGFSDENHIAMDDQDSDVEIKNSESGNASIGQAAISLNETNHL
- the LOC107856092 gene encoding peroxidase 45, giving the protein MDRLISSSQFLHLVLLLLSIMSNISCINAQLHRDFYRNSCPNVESIVRSAVEQKYRQTIVTAAATLRLFFHDCFIQGCDASIILRSSGNNTAEKDHPDNISLAGDGYDTVIKAKAAVDNIPACKNKVSCADILAMATRDVIALAGGPHYAVELGRRDGRISSQNSVPNNLPHSDFHLKKLLPMFAFRGLSVRHMIALSGAHTLGFSHCNQFSSRIYSFNSTHKVDPTIDAVYAKELQGMCPQNAPSRVVIPLDPDTPQVFDNTYFKNLQRGKGLFTSDQTLYTKRGSRSIVNMFASNKTAFERVFIAAMTKLGRFGVKTGNLGEIRKDCAVVN